In Ochrobactrum vermis, the following proteins share a genomic window:
- the carA gene encoding glutamine-hydrolyzing carbamoyl-phosphate synthase small subunit: protein MTETTPKTAPWTVEKRTAVLVLADGTVIEGKGLGAIGAVEAEVVFNTALTGYEEILTDPSYAGQIVTFTFPHIGNVGTNVEDIEDLTPANRHGAVGAIFKADITSPSNFRATENLDAWLKQRGVIALADIDTRALTSLIRERGAQNAVIAHDPSGKFDLDALKARAAAWSGLENLDLAKDVTIGQSLTWKETPWTLADGYGEQDTPDYHVVALDFGVKRNILRLLTGLGAKVTVLPATATAEDVLAHNPDGVFLSNGPGDPAATGEYAVPTIKKLVETDLPVFGICLGHQMLALALGGRTEKMHQGHHGANHPVKDYTTGKVEIVSMNHGFAVDSDSLPENVEETHVSLFDGTNCGLRVVGKPVFSVQHHPEASPGPQDSHYLFRRFINLIREKKGETPLPEREQAA from the coding sequence ATGACAGAAACCACACCGAAAACAGCACCCTGGACTGTTGAGAAGCGAACCGCCGTCCTCGTACTCGCCGATGGAACCGTGATCGAAGGCAAGGGCCTTGGCGCCATCGGCGCGGTCGAAGCCGAAGTCGTGTTCAACACGGCGCTGACCGGTTACGAAGAAATCCTGACCGATCCGTCCTATGCCGGTCAGATCGTAACCTTCACCTTCCCGCATATCGGTAATGTCGGCACCAATGTTGAAGATATCGAAGACCTGACGCCAGCCAATCGCCACGGTGCTGTCGGCGCGATCTTCAAGGCCGACATCACCTCGCCATCGAATTTCCGCGCAACGGAAAATCTGGATGCCTGGCTGAAGCAGCGCGGCGTTATTGCGCTCGCCGATATCGATACGCGTGCGCTGACCTCGCTCATCCGCGAGCGCGGTGCGCAGAACGCAGTCATCGCGCATGATCCGAGCGGCAAGTTCGATCTCGATGCACTCAAGGCGCGCGCTGCCGCATGGAGCGGCCTGGAAAATCTCGATCTTGCCAAAGACGTCACCATCGGCCAGAGCCTCACATGGAAGGAAACACCATGGACGCTCGCAGACGGCTATGGCGAACAGGACACCCCGGACTATCACGTGGTAGCGCTCGACTTCGGCGTGAAGCGCAACATTTTGCGCCTGCTCACCGGCCTCGGCGCCAAAGTCACAGTGCTTCCTGCAACTGCGACGGCTGAAGACGTTCTGGCCCACAACCCGGATGGCGTTTTCCTGTCTAACGGTCCTGGCGATCCGGCCGCAACCGGCGAATATGCCGTGCCAACCATCAAGAAGCTTGTCGAAACCGATCTTCCGGTCTTCGGCATCTGCCTCGGCCACCAGATGCTGGCGCTCGCGCTTGGCGGACGCACCGAGAAAATGCATCAGGGCCATCACGGCGCCAACCATCCTGTCAAAGACTACACGACGGGCAAGGTCGAGATCGTATCGATGAACCACGGCTTCGCGGTCGATTCAGATTCGCTGCCGGAAAATGTCGAGGAAACGCATGTGTCGCTCTTCGACGGCACCAATTGCGGCCTGCGCGTCGTCGGCAAGCCGGTATTCTCGGTGCAGCACCATCCAGAAGCATCGCCCGGCCCGCAGGATTCGCACTATCTGTTCCGTCGCTTCATCAACCTGATCCGCGAAAAGAAGGGCGAAACGCCGCTTCCGGAACGCGAACAGGCAGCTTAA